The following proteins come from a genomic window of Nakamurella alba:
- a CDS encoding DUF4135 domain-containing protein, whose product MADLSLRLRDVDPGLADSVLADLAATLTGRLVDLWTPTVHAEYLAAVRVRHPFGATEGEIAALLPSFVAQLTARMPVAYPEGERIGGVLVRHWADAAVELLGRLRSARRRLVAAGLVPAAATLTGLAGTGDPHHGGRTVTVLTFDDGRQVVAKPRSVLPELLLGGLYGVVAIACGEPATGWPTVVDLGDHGFVGFVRADGPRPPGSPAFARRGGILLAVARHLGAGDLHVENVFRVDDGPVVIDAEVLLPGRTAVTARHPDPAESAFETSVWATALLPTAVPLGRSRITAGVAHLGGLGVAGTLDTDALLDGYRAATEVLLGGHPEVTSAVQAARRTPGRQILRHTSTYAAALTASTSPASLRSADHRRTVLLGRLPDPVEPRQLDTELSALWDLDIPLFTGIPEEIPVADPRGPSMAAAALAVPYPAVTDRAEDPGRPSAAKAAGAFPDPSSAVRAPDPAAPDRSGTDARTATRTGTVSDGQPQPTVVPDRETILGRVADLVALVATAAYRRGDAAGWLGVRRDPLSGTTSTGAIGPGLLTGAAGIAVFLAEAARVYGDADAADLARSAIRTATRIDAYRAGQPGSPTDPGLSAGSGGLVWALSRLSVLLDDTDLAESALQLVTRTLDRLGRRPVRLDLDGGLAGLLVGVRALTDIRHDAVDLVPAVVERMMVPPPMSWADLTLVPGAAYGAIGVAAAAGGDPRVLDRLDLTGPLHSGGDGWETGSTGLMAAVRRCPELSVLQAGSLQAEPSQAGSALAELPDPGPAGRQLMVHGLRRGVAGRVVVLGGEDPGDLLQPPGHLRLLGPGVEPQWCPELGDGAAGVGLALLAALDPAVRTPLVFR is encoded by the coding sequence GTGGCCGACTTGTCGCTCCGGCTACGGGATGTCGATCCCGGGCTCGCGGACTCCGTGCTCGCGGACCTCGCTGCCACACTCACGGGTCGGTTGGTCGACCTGTGGACGCCGACCGTGCACGCGGAGTATCTGGCAGCGGTCCGGGTACGCCACCCGTTCGGGGCGACCGAGGGCGAGATCGCCGCGCTCCTGCCGTCCTTCGTGGCACAGCTCACGGCCCGGATGCCGGTCGCCTATCCCGAGGGCGAGCGGATCGGCGGCGTGCTGGTCCGGCACTGGGCGGACGCCGCGGTGGAACTGCTGGGGCGGCTGCGGTCAGCGCGTCGACGCCTGGTGGCCGCCGGGCTGGTTCCGGCCGCGGCGACGCTCACCGGGCTGGCCGGCACCGGCGACCCGCACCACGGCGGTCGCACGGTCACGGTGCTGACCTTCGACGACGGGCGGCAGGTCGTGGCCAAACCCCGTTCGGTGCTGCCCGAGCTGCTGCTCGGCGGACTGTACGGGGTCGTCGCGATTGCCTGCGGTGAGCCCGCCACCGGGTGGCCGACGGTCGTGGATCTCGGCGACCACGGCTTCGTCGGGTTCGTCCGCGCGGACGGGCCCCGACCTCCCGGCTCCCCCGCCTTCGCGCGGCGCGGCGGGATCCTGCTGGCTGTCGCCCGCCATCTCGGAGCCGGGGACCTGCACGTGGAGAACGTGTTCCGGGTCGACGACGGACCGGTGGTGATCGATGCAGAGGTGCTGCTGCCGGGCCGGACCGCCGTCACCGCGCGGCACCCGGATCCGGCGGAGTCGGCCTTCGAGACGTCGGTCTGGGCGACCGCGCTGCTGCCGACCGCAGTGCCGCTCGGACGCTCGCGGATCACCGCAGGGGTGGCCCATCTCGGCGGCCTCGGCGTCGCCGGCACCCTCGACACGGACGCTCTCCTGGACGGCTACCGCGCGGCGACCGAGGTGCTGCTGGGCGGTCACCCGGAGGTCACGTCCGCGGTACAGGCAGCCAGGAGAACGCCGGGTCGACAGATCCTGCGGCACACCAGTACCTACGCCGCGGCGCTGACCGCCTCCACCTCCCCGGCGTCGCTGCGGTCGGCGGACCACCGGCGGACGGTGCTGCTCGGGCGGCTCCCCGACCCGGTGGAACCCCGGCAGCTCGACACGGAGCTGTCCGCGCTGTGGGATCTCGACATCCCGCTGTTCACCGGCATTCCGGAGGAGATCCCGGTCGCGGATCCGCGTGGTCCGTCGATGGCGGCGGCGGCACTCGCGGTGCCCTACCCCGCGGTGACGGACCGGGCGGAAGACCCGGGCCGCCCGTCGGCGGCAAAGGCCGCAGGCGCGTTCCCGGACCCGTCGTCCGCGGTACGCGCCCCCGATCCCGCCGCACCGGACCGTTCCGGCACCGATGCCAGGACGGCGACAAGGACCGGGACCGTTTCCGACGGGCAACCGCAGCCGACCGTCGTGCCCGACCGCGAGACGATCCTCGGCCGGGTCGCCGACCTTGTCGCTCTCGTCGCCACGGCCGCGTACCGCCGCGGCGATGCCGCCGGGTGGCTGGGCGTCCGGCGGGACCCGTTGTCCGGCACCACCTCCACCGGCGCGATCGGCCCCGGACTGCTGACCGGCGCTGCCGGGATCGCGGTGTTCCTGGCCGAGGCGGCGCGGGTGTACGGAGATGCGGACGCTGCCGATCTGGCTCGTTCCGCCATCCGTACGGCGACGCGGATCGATGCGTACCGCGCCGGACAACCCGGCTCCCCCACCGATCCCGGCCTGTCCGCCGGGTCCGGTGGCCTGGTCTGGGCCCTGTCCCGGCTGTCGGTGCTGCTCGACGACACCGATCTCGCGGAGTCGGCGCTGCAACTGGTGACCCGCACCCTCGACCGGCTGGGACGGCGGCCGGTGCGACTCGATCTGGACGGCGGCCTCGCGGGTCTGCTCGTCGGTGTCCGGGCGCTGACCGACATCCGCCACGATGCGGTCGATCTCGTTCCAGCGGTCGTGGAACGGATGATGGTTCCGCCACCCATGTCGTGGGCCGACCTCACCCTGGTGCCCGGGGCGGCCTACGGCGCCATCGGTGTGGCAGCGGCGGCCGGCGGGGATCCACGGGTACTCGACCGCCTCGACCTGACCGGCCCGCTGCACTCCGGCGGTGACGGATGGGAAACCGGATCCACCGGGTTGATGGCAGCCGTACGCCGGTGCCCGGAACTGTCGGTGCTGCAGGCAGGGTCGTTGCAAGCAGAGCCGTCGCAGGCAGGGTCGGCACTTGCGGAGCTACCGGATCCGGGGCCGGCGGGACGGCAGCTGATGGTGCACGGCCTGCGCAGGGGTGTGGCCGGCCGGGTGGTGGTGCTGGGGGGTGAGGATCCCGGGGACCTGCTGCAGCCGCCGGGTCACCTGCGGCTGCTCGGTCCCGGTGTCGAGCCGCAGTGGTGTCCGGAGCTGGGCGACGGCGCCGCCGGGGTCGGGCTGGCACTGCTGGCGGCGCTGGATCCGGCCGTCCGGACCCCGCTGGTGTTCCGCTGA
- a CDS encoding NHLP leader peptide family RiPP precursor: MTTSIPTTSPMTEVQVRAATDPAFRAALLSDPHATLREAGIEVPDSVAVRIEESTAEEFVLTLPPAIDVSADVELDEDQLAGTSGGLSPFLAGFAVVGYLGYKFGGPNSAFPTATKY, translated from the coding sequence ATGACCACGTCCATCCCCACCACCAGCCCGATGACCGAGGTCCAGGTGCGTGCCGCCACCGACCCGGCCTTCCGGGCCGCGCTGCTGAGCGACCCGCACGCCACCCTGCGCGAGGCGGGCATCGAGGTGCCCGACTCGGTCGCGGTGCGCATCGAGGAGTCGACGGCCGAGGAGTTCGTCCTCACCCTGCCGCCGGCGATCGACGTGTCCGCCGATGTCGAGCTCGACGAGGACCAGCTCGCCGGGACCTCCGGCGGTCTCAGCCCGTTCCTCGCGGGCTTCGCCGTGGTCGGCTACCTCGGCTACAAGTTCGGCGGTCCGAACAGCGCGTTCCCCACCGCCACCAAGTACTGA
- a CDS encoding nitrile hydratase subunit alpha has protein sequence MSDITTAATSPLEQIQLRAAVEPEFRSALMSDPRTTLRKSGIEVPEQISIRIEESAADEFVLALPPAIDPEAELDEDALAGASGGFTPAFLYVGVVVAGTLGAVWSLPDGRKKSV, from the coding sequence ATGAGCGACATCACCACCGCGGCAACGTCCCCATTGGAGCAGATCCAGCTGCGTGCGGCCGTCGAGCCGGAGTTCCGGTCCGCGCTGATGTCCGACCCGCGAACCACGTTGCGAAAGTCCGGCATCGAGGTGCCGGAGCAGATCTCGATCCGGATCGAGGAATCGGCCGCGGACGAGTTCGTTCTCGCCCTGCCGCCGGCGATCGACCCTGAAGCCGAGCTCGACGAGGACGCGCTGGCCGGCGCCTCCGGCGGATTCACCCCGGCCTTCCTGTACGTCGGCGTCGTCGTCGCCGGCACCCTCGGCGCCGTGTGGTCGTTGCCGGACGGACGCAAGAAGTCGGTCTGA
- a CDS encoding nitrile hydratase subunit alpha, which yields MTQTVDQPTIAPELSVVEQIQLRAAVEPEFRAAVLADPRAVFAEYGVQIPEAVAVRTVESGAEEFVLAIPAAVDVDGELSEDALAGTSGGLSPFAFIPGIMALTAANGGVIVGATAVMGAVTGAIIGATS from the coding sequence ATGACCCAGACCGTCGACCAGCCGACCATCGCCCCCGAGCTGTCCGTCGTCGAGCAGATCCAGCTGCGCGCCGCGGTGGAGCCGGAGTTCCGCGCCGCGGTCCTCGCGGATCCGCGTGCGGTGTTCGCCGAGTACGGCGTGCAGATCCCGGAGGCCGTCGCCGTGCGCACCGTCGAGTCGGGGGCCGAGGAGTTCGTGCTGGCGATCCCTGCCGCGGTGGACGTCGACGGGGAGCTGTCCGAGGACGCCCTGGCCGGCACCTCCGGTGGTCTGAGCCCGTTCGCCTTCATCCCCGGCATCATGGCGCTGACCGCGGCCAACGGTGGCGTCATCGTCGGTGCCACCGCGGTGATGGGTGCTGTCACCGGCGCCATCATCGGCGCCACGTCCTGA
- a CDS encoding metallophosphoesterase: MLRRRLPVLLMVTVVLLLLHGVPWWLLVLAPTPPTWLIVAGTVLFGGAVVLFPLLMVRGHGRHHDDRAARLADTWLGLLWQLFSWSVIGSVVSAVLAVAGVGDPGRSRWIAAIVAGWVAVQASWGGYQAMRVPRVRTTEVRIPRLPAALDGLRLVAIADTHFGPIDRSRWSSRVVDVVNGLSPDLVVHVGDFADGSTEARASQSEPLGRVSAPLGRFAITGNHEYMSGAVAWSERMTGLGWTMLHNAHVVLESSGARLVLAGVDDRTAARSGVSGHGADHRKALSGVDPALPVVLLAHQPRQVADAVAHGVDLQISGHTHGGQIWPFHLIVRAEQKALQGLSRVSDRTQLYVSRGTGFWGPPFRVFAPSEITVLVLRSA; encoded by the coding sequence GTGCTACGCAGGCGTCTTCCGGTGCTGCTGATGGTCACGGTGGTGCTCCTGCTGCTCCACGGCGTGCCCTGGTGGCTGCTCGTCCTTGCCCCGACTCCGCCGACCTGGCTGATCGTCGCGGGCACCGTGCTGTTCGGTGGTGCGGTCGTCCTCTTCCCGCTGCTGATGGTGCGCGGCCACGGTCGGCACCACGACGACCGCGCCGCGCGGCTCGCCGACACCTGGCTCGGGTTGCTCTGGCAGCTCTTCAGCTGGAGCGTGATCGGCTCGGTCGTCTCCGCCGTGCTGGCGGTCGCCGGGGTGGGCGACCCTGGCCGGTCCCGCTGGATCGCCGCGATCGTCGCCGGATGGGTCGCCGTACAGGCGTCGTGGGGTGGCTACCAGGCCATGCGGGTCCCGCGGGTGCGGACCACCGAGGTCCGGATCCCGCGACTGCCGGCGGCTCTCGACGGACTGCGGCTGGTCGCGATCGCCGACACCCACTTCGGTCCGATCGACCGCAGCCGTTGGTCGTCCCGGGTGGTCGACGTGGTGAACGGCCTCTCCCCCGACCTTGTCGTCCACGTCGGGGACTTCGCCGACGGGTCGACCGAGGCCCGCGCGTCGCAGTCGGAGCCGCTCGGCAGGGTGTCCGCGCCGCTCGGACGCTTCGCGATCACCGGGAACCACGAGTACATGTCCGGCGCCGTGGCCTGGAGCGAGCGGATGACCGGGCTCGGCTGGACGATGCTGCACAACGCGCACGTCGTCCTCGAGAGCTCCGGCGCCCGGTTGGTGCTGGCCGGTGTCGACGACCGCACCGCGGCCCGCTCGGGGGTGTCCGGCCACGGGGCCGACCATCGGAAGGCCCTGTCCGGCGTCGATCCGGCGTTGCCCGTCGTGCTGCTCGCCCACCAGCCGCGCCAGGTCGCCGACGCCGTGGCGCACGGCGTCGACCTGCAGATCTCCGGGCACACCCACGGCGGCCAGATCTGGCCGTTCCACCTGATCGTCCGCGCCGAGCAGAAGGCGTTGCAAGGGCTGTCCCGGGTCTCCGACCGCACCCAGCTCTACGTGTCGAGGGGTACCGGGTTCTGGGGTCCGCCGTTCCGGGTCTTCGCCCCCAGCGAGATCACCGTGCTGGTGCTGCGCAGCGCCTGA
- a CDS encoding NHLP leader peptide family RiPP precursor produces the protein MPVLSDIQLRAAHDAEFRAALIADPQATLREAGIELPDGMSVEVQESTPTVLKLDLPPFVDENAEIAEGDLESANGGMLPLAFVAAGYMCEAIWGLAAVGGGLVGATGGYYGAKGIKNLVS, from the coding sequence GTGCCCGTCCTGTCCGACATCCAGCTCCGCGCCGCCCACGACGCCGAGTTCCGCGCCGCACTGATCGCCGATCCCCAGGCCACCCTGCGTGAGGCCGGCATCGAGCTGCCCGACGGCATGTCCGTCGAGGTCCAGGAGTCCACCCCGACCGTGCTGAAGCTGGACCTGCCGCCCTTCGTCGACGAGAACGCCGAGATCGCCGAGGGCGACCTGGAATCCGCCAACGGCGGCATGCTGCCGCTGGCCTTCGTGGCCGCCGGGTACATGTGCGAGGCCATCTGGGGCCTGGCCGCCGTCGGTGGTGGGCTCGTCGGTGCGACCGGCGGCTACTACGGCGCCAAGGGCATCAAGAACCTGGTCAGCTGA